The genomic region GTAGGCAACTGAAATGTATGGACTGGGGAACTGGGCTGAGGTTGCTGAGCATGTTGGGACAAAGAGTAAAGAACAATGTATAGAACACTATACAAATGTCTATTTGAACTCTCCATACTTTCCTCTGCCGGTATGATGCATTTTGAACAAATTGATTTTCTTTCTATCTTAATCTTTCACATCAATAATCAAGTTTTGGCATGTATCTGCTCAAGGACATGTCTCACGTTGTTGGAAAAAATAGAAAGGAGCTTCTTGCTATGGCTAAAGGGCATGGGGAGGACAAAAAAGGTTAGCAACAAGTACCACCTGTGTTTGGTTTTTGTTTTTGTGTTTTTGGTTTCCTTGCATTGTAAGCTATCAATATGTCTACAAATTACTTGACTTCTAAACAGACAAGTAGGATGAGCTATTGCTCTGCCCAAGTCCTTGTCACCCACGTTATATAAAATATCCCCTCATAATATAATGGTAGTTCTCACTCAAGACAGACTAGATGAGTTTTGTGCATTGAGCTTCTCTACGTTTCTCTTCTACTAGAATGAGAACAGTAAAGTGTGGCATATTAGTAGTTATACTTTAAAGGGGCATGTTCTTTCTCCTCCTATTCTTCTCTGCTGTTATTTCATCTAATAACATTTTTTTTTCCGTCTGCTATAGGATTTCCTATGCTTGGGGATCACAATGTGAAGGAGGAATCTCCATTTTCTCCTTCAAGGATCAAGTAATCTCATCATTACAGTATGCATATTTTTGTTACAATTTGAGTACAAATATGATGTACCATTTCATTGATATATTTTTTATTTACTCAGAGTGGAAGATTCACACAAAGGTGGCCCCTCTAGCCGTTTACTGTCCAGCATCAACACTGGTCAGATAAGATCTTTTATTGAGTACCTCTTTACAACTTATCAAATGGATGTGCCTTTCAGATTTAATTCTCAGACTTCTTCCTTTTCTTAAACTTCAGATGCAGAATCTGGAGTTCGCTCTAGTGGTGTGGCAGCAATAGCTGGTCACAAGAAGCCATCCAACATGACACAGGTTAAAGATGGTCCTGGTGTCTTTAAAGTGGAAGGTTGTACATATCTTCACCTACGTATTGGAAATGACACCTCTGTTTTTTTAAATTTCACTTCTATTGGTTTTAAGCTCTTAAACCTTTAACAGAAATTTAAACACTAGAGCTAGGCATGGTTGTTGTCTTGTGTGTGCATGTGTGCCTGGGGCAAGTGTCTGTTTTTCTAAATCTCATTCATTCACTTTATAGTAATCAACAAGCTAAATGAACTGGTCTGAGATCCATAGCTGGTCAGGATAAGTTATTAACTCTTCTGTCTTTGTTCTGGGCAGAACCTCAAGTTGGGAGGAAAGGCAAGAGACCAAGTTCTTTGGTGAATGAGGGTCCTTCTTTAGTTGAGAGTGGTTATAACCCCAAAAGGCAGGAGTTTGATCCTGAATATGATAACGATTCTGAACAGTTGTTGGCTGATATGGAATTTAAGGATAATGACACTGAGGATGAGCGTGAGTTGAAACTAAGAGTTCTGCGAATCTATGCAAAGAGGTACTCGGTCACTATAAGCTCGTAGTATGTTTATATACAGCTATACCTTCTAACTTGTGATGTAGCCAAGTGTTGGCTTAACATGCATGAAGACAAGTGAATGGTTTAAGTAAATAAGGTTTTAAGTTACTTGTGCACTGAGGAGGGTTTATCTGAGTGTTTTTCCCCCCTCTTTTTTTCCCTTTTCCATTTCTTTCTTTTTCTGCTGTAAAGAAAATTCTTTTGATGCTTTGGATGCATAGAAGTTTTATTTTACTTTTTTCACATATAATATTTATAACATGGGAAAACCTCCTCTGAAAACACAAATAACTTAGAAACTTCATGCGGTGGACTCTTGTTGCTTCAAACCTATTGCGTACCTTTTTGACATAGATAAAGTTCCTGTTCTACCTTTATTGCTCTTTAATATAAACTTGTTGGCAGACTTGATGAGAGGAAGCGTAGAAAGGATTTCATACTAGAAAGAAATTTATTATATCCAAATCCTTTTGAAAAGGACCTAAATCCGGAAGAAATCGCGATATGTCGACGTTATGAGGTCTTCATGTGCTTCCACTCCAAGGAAGAGCATGCAGAATTACTTCAAACTGTTATTGCAGAGCATCGAACTCGGAAAAGGATCCAAGAACTTAAGGTATGACTCTTAGCTGACTTTTGTCTTTTATATGTATTTGATTTGATTTACGTTCATAGAGAACTAAATGCTCTTAGATGCTATCCTTTTTCACTTACCAATGGGAATATATTGTCCGTAAGTATGTTGTGTAATCTGGCTGAGCTCAGTATGCTACTACTGATTTTGGTTGTGTCAGATCACTCCTAACCAAAGTAATTTAATTAAGGCTTACCTTCCAAACTCTAACATGTATGTCTAATGTTAAAGCTAGAATGCATGAGATCAATAATCTCTCTGATAATTGGTTGCCCTTCATCCTTAGCAGATTGTGCTCTTGAATTCTATAAGCAGTTGTCATAATCTCAAAAATAAGAACCCACACTTTAGTGATTTCTTCCTAATTCATGTAAAATATGTGTACAGGAAGCCCGAAATGCTGGTTGCCGTACATCAGCTGAGGCAGATAGATATCTTGAACAAAAAAGGAAAAGAGAAGCTGATGAAAATGCTCGCAGAGCAAAGGAAAGTGGTGAGGTTGGCCCAAGTGGTCAGGCAGGTCCCAATTTAAGCTCTGCCAGTGAACTGGATATATTGGGTGTTTATGGATCAGATTTACTGTCTGAAGCTGTAAGTATACAATACCAACTTGTTATTTTGTTTGTCACAAGGACACAATTCTTGTCATTTCCTTTGTTATTTAATGTTCGCCAGTGGTCATTCGTGTTAATAGGGTAATTCTTCTAAACCGGTCATACTATTAAACATTCAGTTGTAGGATTGGAGCCGATTGATCATGCTTTTACATGGACCTATATTTAACTAAATTGTCTATTTTGTTGTACCAAGACTACTGAAACAGTCTACTTTGTCTGATGACAGGAGAAACGTCTCTGCAGCGAAATGGGGTTACCCCCGCCTGTTTACCTTAAGATGGAAGAAGTCATGTCAATTGAAATCTTCAGCGGCAATGTCACCAAAAGATCAGATGCCCATCACCTGTTCAAGATTGAACCTAGTAAAATCGACAGGGTCTACGACATGCTCGTGAAAAAGGGGATAGCACAGTCTTGATGTGATGCCTGGCTTGTTGTTCTATGTTGTAAATTAATTTATTTTGTATCAATTATCTTCCACAGAATTAACCAAAATGCAAATGCTGTATTTTTAGCCTTTTCAATTCAAAAGTAAATCAGTATTTTGTCCTTGCATTGCTTAATCACCAATGTA from Fragaria vesca subsp. vesca linkage group LG3, FraVesHawaii_1.0, whole genome shotgun sequence harbors:
- the LOC101296934 gene encoding transcriptional adapter ADA2b-like, whose product is MGRSRGNFHSDEDPTQRSRRKKNASSGENLESLAAGQGKSEGKRAYHCNYCNKDITGKIRIKCNYCPDFDLCIECFSVGAELTSHKSNHPYQVLDNLSFPLICPDWNADDEILLLEATEMYGLGNWAEVAEHVGTKSKEQCIEHYTNVYLNSPYFPLPDMSHVVGKNRKELLAMAKGHGEDKKGFPMLGDHNVKEESPFSPSRIKVEDSHKGGPSSRLLSSINTDAESGVRSSGVAAIAGHKKPSNMTQVKDGPGVFKVEEPQVGRKGKRPSSLVNEGPSLVESGYNPKRQEFDPEYDNDSEQLLADMEFKDNDTEDERELKLRVLRIYAKRLDERKRRKDFILERNLLYPNPFEKDLNPEEIAICRRYEVFMCFHSKEEHAELLQTVIAEHRTRKRIQELKEARNAGCRTSAEADRYLEQKRKREADENARRAKESGEVGPSGQAGPNLSSASELDILGVYGSDLLSEAEKRLCSEMGLPPPVYLKMEEVMSIEIFSGNVTKRSDAHHLFKIEPSKIDRVYDMLVKKGIAQS